In a genomic window of Tripterygium wilfordii isolate XIE 37 chromosome 8, ASM1340144v1, whole genome shotgun sequence:
- the LOC120003888 gene encoding probable transcriptional regulator SLK2 — MAPSRVAGRLTHSSSSSGIFFQGDGQSQAVVNSHLGSSFGNSPNSIPATGRPNLGPVSGDQNNAVLNSVASSGPSVGASSLVTDANSAISVGPHLQRSASINTESYMRLPASPLSFSSNNISVSGSSVVDGSSVIQQGNHQDVTAQHARQGQQLQQQRVSGAMSLPTSQSGQVALPMGQRAPGSFISDPNKKPRLDIKQEDILQQILQRQDSMQLQGRNPQLQVLLQQQRLRQQQQIMQSMPQLQRTQLQQQMQLRQQLQQQAMQPVSAMKHLDGGICARRLMQYLYHQRQRPPDNSIAYWRKFVAEYYSARAKKRWCLSLYDNVGHHALGVFPPAAMDAWQCDICGSKSGRGFEATFEVLPRLNEIKFGSGVIDELLFLDLPREYRFMSGVMLLEYGKAVQESVYEQLRVVREGQLRIIFAQDLKILSWEFCARRHEELFPRSLVASQVNQLLQVAQKCQNTIAESGSDGVSQQDLQTNSNMVLTAGRHLAKNMELQSLNDLGFSKRYVRCLQIAEVVNSMKDLIDYCREHKAGPINGLKNYPRHAGAAKLQMQKMQEMEQLANVQGLPTDQSTVHKLMALHPGVNSHMSNNHQMVGRGALSGSAQAALALTTYQNLLMRQNSMNSYPNSLQLEASSALNSTYQTPTSNFQGSTAFDSGSLQNLPGSGYSSPHLTSQQSQRSLSANTHLQQNHLPSSQSSQVLQQQMMQQMLQDMSGNNGAGVQQQSIMGQNTARNGLGFGNNNSNSAAAAATPSVSGATAGPAPSRGNSFKSGSNIDSSAAGGNNGFNQRASDLPQNLHLPDDIAQDISHEFTENDFFNSDLDYNMEYGWKA; from the exons ATGGCCCCTTCTCGGGTGGCTGGAAGGTTAACCCATTCTTCCTCGAGTTCTGGAATTTTCTTTCAAGGAGATGGGCAGTCCCAGGCTGTTGTTAATTCTCATTTGGGTTCATCATTTGGAAACTCACCTAACTCTATTCCCGCAACTGGACGTCCCAATCTGGGTCCTGTTTCTGGGGATCAGAACAATGCAGTGTTGAATAGTGTGGCAAGTTCAGGACCAAGTGTGGGTGCTAGTTCTTTGGTTACAGATGCAAATTCAGCAATTTCTGTGGGTCCTCATCTGCAGAGAAGTGCGAGCATCAATACAGAATCATATATGCGGTTGCCAGCATCGCCATTGTCATTTTCATCCAATAATATAAGCGTTTCAGGTTCATCAGTTGTTGATGGGTCCTCTGTAATACAGCAGGGAAATCATCAAGATGTGACTGCTCAACATGCGCGGCAGGGTCAGCAGCTGCAACAACAACGGGTTTCCGGTGCTATGTCATTGCCCACATCACAAAGTGGCCAAGTTGCACTACCCATGGGCCAACGGGCCCCTGGGTCCTTCATTTCAGATCCTAACAAGAAGCCACGATTGGATATTAAGCAAGAAGATATCCTGCAACAGATACTGCAGAGACAGGATTCCATGCAGTTGCAAGGCCGCAATCCACAGTTACAAGTGCTGCTTCAGCAGCAGAGACTGAGGCAACAGCAGCAGATTATGCAGTCCATGCCACAATTGCAAAGAACCCAATTACAGCAGCAGATGCAGTTGAGGCAGCAACTGCAACAACAAGCCATGCAGCCAGTATCTGCTATGAAGCATCTCGATGGTGGTATATGTGCCCGTAGGCTGATGCAGTACCTATATCATCAGCGGCAACGGCCACCT GATAATTCTATCGCCTATTGGAGGAAATTTGTTGCTGAGTACTATTCTGCTCGTGCAAAGAAGCGATGGTGCTTGTCCTTGTATGACAATGTTGGGCATCATGCACTTGGTGTTTTCCCCCCGGCAGCTATG gaTGCATGGCAGTGTGACATCTGTGGCTCTAAATCTGGAAGAGGATTTG AGGCAACCTTTGAAGTACTTCCGCGACtcaatgaaatcaaatttgGCAGTGGTGTGATCGATGAGCTTTTATTTTTGGACTTGCCACGTGAATACAGATTTATGTCGGGAGTAATGTTGTTAGAATACGGAAAAGCAGTTCAGGAGAGTGTATATGAGCAACTTCGTGTTGTTCGTGAGGGTCAGCTCCGTATCATATTCGCCCAGGACTTGAAG ATACTGTCATGGGAATTTTGTGCACGACGCCACGAAGAACTTTTCCCCCGTAGTTTGGTTGCTTCCCAG GTGAACCAGTTGCTTCAGGTTGCACAAAAGTGCCAGAACACTATTGCTGAAAGTGGATCTGATGGGGTTTCTCAGCAGGACTTGCAAACAAACAGTAATAT GGTCTTGACAGCTGGTCGTCATCTTGCAAAGAATATGGAGCTTCAGTCATTAAATGACTTGGGTTTCTCCAAAAGATATGTCAGGTGTCTTCAG ATTGCTGAGGTCGTCAACAGCATGAAAGATCTCATTGATTATTGTCGGGAACACAAAGCTGGACCTATTA ATGGTCTGAAAAATTATCCTCGACATGCCGGTGCAGCTAAGCTCCAGATGCAAAAGATGCAGGAAATGGAGCAGCTAGCAAATGTTCAAGGTCTGCCAACTGACCAAAGTACCGTTCATAAATTGATGGCGTTGCATCCTGGAGTAAACAGCCACATGAGCAACAACCATCAGATGGTTGGTAGGGGTGCTTTAAGTGGTTCAGCACAGGCTGCTCTGGCACTGACTACTTACCAGAATCTGCTCATGAGGCAGAATTCAATGAATTCATATCCCAACTCACTTCAACTGGAGGCATCATCTGCTCTCAATAGTACCTACCAAACTCCAACTTCAAATTTCCAAGGATCCACTGCATTCGACTCTGGGTCACTGCAGAACTTGCCCGGAAGTGGCTATTCAAGCCCTCATCTAACTTCGCAGCAGTCACAGCGTTCATTGAGTGCTAATACCCACCTCCAGCAAAACCATTTGCCGTCTTCCCAAAGCAGCCAAGTCTTACAACAACAGATGATGCAGCAAATGCTACAAGATATGTCCGGTAACAATGGTGCAGGTGTCCAGCAGCAGTCAATCATGGGACAGAATACAGCGAGAAATGGACTGGGATTTGGAAACAATAATTCTAATTCGGCAGCAGCAGCTGCCACCCCCAGTGTGTCAGGAGCAACTGCTGGTCCTGCTCCCAGCCGGGGCAACAGTTTTAAATCTGGTTCAAATATTGATTCTTCTGCTGCTGGTGGCAATAATGGATTCAACCAGCGAGCATCAGACTTGCCTCAGAATCTCCATTTGCCAGATGATATTGCTCAAGATATATCTCATGAATTcacagaaaatgatttttttaacagTGACCTTGACTATAATATGGAATATGGCTGGAAGGCATGA
- the LOC120004426 gene encoding protein COFACTOR ASSEMBLY OF COMPLEX C SUBUNIT B CCB2, chloroplastic-like, translating to MGILCLNPSIQLFRNIPQILAIGNTKFKAIAARLNYSQTTTTAENLQQQLNLSVLRFTLGIPGLDESYLPRWFGYGFGSLLILNHFAGSDAASITPAQMRTEALGLSLAAFSIALPYLGRFLKGATQVDQSTLPEAAEQIFVLSQNISNSEKNDLAWATYVLLRNTNTISVLISVRGQLCVRGYWNTPNDISKGQILDWFQRQIEKIGLSDINDTLYFPQSTDSGLGEMLPNGTQSLLVQPVLHHSVPSAKKVKKVEGFFLLASSMGYAYSDKDRAWIKAIANKFEGSSGFSDKSADMNKLTSMRW from the exons ATGGGAATTCTCTGTTTGAATCCATCAATTCAATTATTTCGAAACATTCCCCAAATTCTCGCCATCGGAAATACGAAATTCAAAGCAATCGCTGCTCGTTTAAACTATTCCCAAACTACAACGACGGCAGAGAATCTACAACAGCAGCTGAATCTCTCCGTTCTGCGCTTCACTCTCG GAATTCCTGGGTTGGATGAATCGTACTTACCACGATGGTTTGGGTACGGGTTCGGGTCGCTATTGATCCTGAATCACTTCGCTGGTTCTGATGCAGCGTCCATCACCCCTGCACAAATG AGAACAGAAGCACTGGGTCTCTCTTTAGCTGCATTCTCCATTGCCCTTCCTTACCTTGGAAGATTTCTCAAG GGCGCTACTCAGGTGGATCAGTCAACTCTTCCTGAAGCTGCTGAACAAATCTTTGTCTTGTCGCAAAATATCTCAAATAGCGAGAAGAACGACTTAGCTTGGGCAACATATGTTTTGTTACGCAATACGAACACCATTTCTGTT TTGATTTCAGTTCGAGGTCAATTATGTGTTCGTGGCTACTGGAACACTCCAAATGATATATCAAAAGGTCAAATACTTGATTGGTTTCAGCGACAAATTGAAAAGATTGGCCTCTCTGATATAAATGACACTCTCTATTTTCCTCAAAGCACAG ATTCTGGACTCGGTGAGATGCTTCCAAATGGGACTCAATCTCTTCTGGTTCAACCAGTGCTTCATCATTCTGTTCCAAGTGccaagaaagtaaaaaaagtcGAAGGGTTTTTCTTGCTGGCTTCAAGTATGGGGTATGCGTATAGTGATAAAGATAGAGCCTGGATAAAAGCAATTGCAAACAAGTTTGAAG GATCAAGCGGATTCTCTGACAAATCAGCAGACATGAATAAGCTCACATCGATGCGATGGTAA
- the LOC120004425 gene encoding dihydrodipicolinate reductase-like protein CRR1, chloroplastic isoform X3, with amino-acid sequence MAALHCHFHPTIDKVSQNVKSQWRSISCSMQPSQPNIKVVINGAAKEIGKAAVVAVNKARGMEVAGAVDVHLVGHDIGKSKSTGVVIDFTDPSTVYDNVKQATAFGMKSVVYVPRIKPDTVTAISAFCEKASMGCLVAPTLSIGSILLQQATISASFHYNNIEIVESRAKAIDFPTADAVQIANNLSNLGQIYNREDISTDILARGQVLGEDGVRVHSLVLPGLPSSTTVYFSGPGEVYSVKHEITDVQCLMPGLILAIRKVVRLKRIRLILHANMSQEKLKQISRVVDGHI; translated from the exons ATGGCAGCTTTACACTGCCACTTTCATCCCACAATAGATAAAGTTTCCCAAAATGTCAAATCACAATGGAGGTCTATTTCCTGCTCAATGCAGCCCTCTCAACCCAACATCAAG GTAGTTATAAATGGAGCAGCAAAGGAAATAGGAAAAGCAGCAGTAGTTGCAGTAAACAAAGCCAGAGGAATGGAAGTGGCTGGTGCCGTGGATGTTCATCTTGTAGGACATGATATTGGGAAG TCAAAATCAACCGGAGTTGTCATTGATTTCACCGACCCATCAACAGTGTATGACAATGTGAAACAG GCAACAGCATTTGGGATGAAAAGTGTGGTTTATGTACCTCGGATTAAACCAGATACAGTGACAGCAATATCTGCATTCTGTGAGAAGGCCAGCATG GGTTGCCTGGTGGCACCAACTCTGTCAATAGGATCCATACTCCTCCAGCAAGCCACGATTTCAGCTTCATTCCACTACAACAATATAGAAATTGTGGAATCACGCGCAAAAGCAATA GATTTTCCAACAGCAGATGCAGTCCAGATAGCCAACAACCTCTCCAACCTTGGCCAGATCTACAATAGAGAAGATATCTCAACGGATATTTTG GCAAGGGGTCAAGTTCTAGGAGAAGATGGAGTTCGTGTGCACAGTTTAGTCCTTCCAGGGCTGCCCTCCAGTACAACAGTTTACTTCTCTGGCCCTGGAGAG GTTTACTCTGTTAAACACGAAATCACAGATGTGCAGTGCCTCATGCCAGGACTAATCCTGGCGATTAGAAAGGTTGTGCGTCTAAAG AGAATCCGCTTGATCCTGCATGCAAATATGTCACAGGAGAAACTTAAGCAAATTTCAAGAGTAGTAGACGGACATATTTAG
- the LOC120004425 gene encoding dihydrodipicolinate reductase-like protein CRR1, chloroplastic isoform X1, with protein MAALHCHFHPTIDKVSQNVKSQWRSISCSMQPSQPNIKVVINGAAKEIGKAAVVAVNKARGMEVAGAVDVHLVGHDIGKVCGMEEAMEIPIINDLTMVLGSISQSKSTGVVIDFTDPSTVYDNVKQATAFGMKSVVYVPRIKPDTVTAISAFCEKASMGCLVAPTLSIGSILLQQATISASFHYNNIEIVESRAKAIDFPTADAVQIANNLSNLGQIYNREDISTDILARGQVLGEDGVRVHSLVLPGLPSSTTVYFSGPGEVYSVKHEITDVQCLMPGLILAIRKVVRLKRIRLILHANMSQEKLKQISRVVDGHI; from the exons ATGGCAGCTTTACACTGCCACTTTCATCCCACAATAGATAAAGTTTCCCAAAATGTCAAATCACAATGGAGGTCTATTTCCTGCTCAATGCAGCCCTCTCAACCCAACATCAAG GTAGTTATAAATGGAGCAGCAAAGGAAATAGGAAAAGCAGCAGTAGTTGCAGTAAACAAAGCCAGAGGAATGGAAGTGGCTGGTGCCGTGGATGTTCATCTTGTAGGACATGATATTGGGAAG GTATGTGGAATGGAAGAGGCTATGGAAATACCCATAATAAATGATCTCACAATGGTATTAGGGTCTATATCGCAG TCAAAATCAACCGGAGTTGTCATTGATTTCACCGACCCATCAACAGTGTATGACAATGTGAAACAG GCAACAGCATTTGGGATGAAAAGTGTGGTTTATGTACCTCGGATTAAACCAGATACAGTGACAGCAATATCTGCATTCTGTGAGAAGGCCAGCATG GGTTGCCTGGTGGCACCAACTCTGTCAATAGGATCCATACTCCTCCAGCAAGCCACGATTTCAGCTTCATTCCACTACAACAATATAGAAATTGTGGAATCACGCGCAAAAGCAATA GATTTTCCAACAGCAGATGCAGTCCAGATAGCCAACAACCTCTCCAACCTTGGCCAGATCTACAATAGAGAAGATATCTCAACGGATATTTTG GCAAGGGGTCAAGTTCTAGGAGAAGATGGAGTTCGTGTGCACAGTTTAGTCCTTCCAGGGCTGCCCTCCAGTACAACAGTTTACTTCTCTGGCCCTGGAGAG GTTTACTCTGTTAAACACGAAATCACAGATGTGCAGTGCCTCATGCCAGGACTAATCCTGGCGATTAGAAAGGTTGTGCGTCTAAAG AGAATCCGCTTGATCCTGCATGCAAATATGTCACAGGAGAAACTTAAGCAAATTTCAAGAGTAGTAGACGGACATATTTAG
- the LOC120004425 gene encoding dihydrodipicolinate reductase-like protein CRR1, chloroplastic isoform X2 — translation MAALHCHFHPTIDKVSQNVKSQWRSISCSMQPSQPNIKVVINGAAKEIGKAAVVAVNKARGMEVAGAVDVHLVGHDIGKVCGMEEAMEIPIINDLTMVLGSISQSKSTGVVIDFTDPSTVYDNVKQATAFGMKSVVYVPRIKPDTVTAISAFCEKASMGCLVAPTLSIGSILLQQATISASFHYNNIEIVESRAKAIDFPTADAVQIANNLSNLGQIYNREDISTDILARGQVLGEDGVRVHSLVLPGLPSSTTVYFSGPGEVYSVKHEITDVQCLMPGLILAIRKVVRLKNLVYGLEKFL, via the exons ATGGCAGCTTTACACTGCCACTTTCATCCCACAATAGATAAAGTTTCCCAAAATGTCAAATCACAATGGAGGTCTATTTCCTGCTCAATGCAGCCCTCTCAACCCAACATCAAG GTAGTTATAAATGGAGCAGCAAAGGAAATAGGAAAAGCAGCAGTAGTTGCAGTAAACAAAGCCAGAGGAATGGAAGTGGCTGGTGCCGTGGATGTTCATCTTGTAGGACATGATATTGGGAAG GTATGTGGAATGGAAGAGGCTATGGAAATACCCATAATAAATGATCTCACAATGGTATTAGGGTCTATATCGCAG TCAAAATCAACCGGAGTTGTCATTGATTTCACCGACCCATCAACAGTGTATGACAATGTGAAACAG GCAACAGCATTTGGGATGAAAAGTGTGGTTTATGTACCTCGGATTAAACCAGATACAGTGACAGCAATATCTGCATTCTGTGAGAAGGCCAGCATG GGTTGCCTGGTGGCACCAACTCTGTCAATAGGATCCATACTCCTCCAGCAAGCCACGATTTCAGCTTCATTCCACTACAACAATATAGAAATTGTGGAATCACGCGCAAAAGCAATA GATTTTCCAACAGCAGATGCAGTCCAGATAGCCAACAACCTCTCCAACCTTGGCCAGATCTACAATAGAGAAGATATCTCAACGGATATTTTG GCAAGGGGTCAAGTTCTAGGAGAAGATGGAGTTCGTGTGCACAGTTTAGTCCTTCCAGGGCTGCCCTCCAGTACAACAGTTTACTTCTCTGGCCCTGGAGAG GTTTACTCTGTTAAACACGAAATCACAGATGTGCAGTGCCTCATGCCAGGACTAATCCTGGCGATTAGAAAGGTTGTGCGTCTAAAG AATCTGGTCTATGGCTTGGAgaaatttttgtag
- the LOC120003463 gene encoding BAG family molecular chaperone regulator 1-like, producing the protein MMGLKDKPTDPSPINGSAAGTGSGGSESGSEWEIRRGGMLVQKRNPDLDRSSAPAPTIRVRVKYGSIYHEVSISSQATFGELKKSLTGPTGLHHEDQKLIYKDKERDSKAFLDFSGVKDRSKIVLVEDPISQERRFLEMRKNAKMEKASKSISEISLEVDRLAGQVSALESIITKGGKVAEKDLLTPIELLMNQLLKLDGIMADGDAKLQRKMQVRRVQKYVETLDLLKIKNSTPNSNGGQIQTQNQRKYSSGERLAPIQEHPLMHSNGQTPTPVQDQHQQQDQLQQQPSGHSTSGPVVVTTKWETFDSTPALVPASVSTSANNNSVQPKFNWEFFD; encoded by the exons ATGATGGGATTGAAGGACAAACCAACGGACCCGTCTCCAATAAACGGCAGTGCCGCGGGTACTGGCAGCGGAGGCAGCGAGTCCGGGTCTGAATGGGAGATTAGACGAGGAGGAATGTTGGTACAGAAGCGAAACCCGGATTTGGATAGGAGCTCCGCCCCAGCACCGACAATTAGAGTTAGGGTCAAGTACGGGTCAATCTACCACGAAGTCAGTATCAGTTCTCAAGCTACATTTG gggaattgaagaaaagtttgaCAGGACCAACAGGTTTGCACCATGAAGATCAGAAACTGATATACAAAGACAAGGAAAGAGATTCAAAGGCCTTTCTTGACTTTTCGGGTGTTAAGGACCGATCAAAGATTGTGCTTGTTGAGGACCCAATCAGCCAGGAAAGGCGGTTCCTTGAGATGAGGAAGAACGCAAAAATGGAGAAAGCTTCCAAGTCCATATCCGAGATTAGTTTGGAGGTTGATAGGCTTGCTGGCCAG GTGTCAGCTCTTGAATCAATTATAACTAAAGGAGGGAAAGTAGCAGAGAAGGATCTGCTTACTCCGATTGAGCTATTGATGAATCAGTTGCTTAAATTGGACGGAATTATGGCTGATGGAGATGCGAAATTGCAGAGGAAAATGCAG GTGAGAAGGGTGCAGAAGTATGTTGAAACTCTGGACTTGTTGAAGATCAAAAACTCCACACCCAACAGCAATGGAGGTCAAATTCAAACGCAGAATCAAAGAAAGTATTCGAGTGGGGAAAGGCTTGCGCCAATCCAAGAACATCCATTAATGCATTCAAATGGACAAACACCAACACCAGTTCAAGACCAACACCAACAGCAAGACCAGCTCCAGCAACAGCCATCCGGGCATTCAACATCTGGACCAGTTGTTGTAACCACCAAATGGGAGACATTCGATTCTACGCCCGCATTGGTACCGGCATCTGTATCCACTTCAGCCAACAATAATTCAGTCCAGCCAAAGTTCAACTGGGAATTCTTTGATTAA
- the LOC120004100 gene encoding uncharacterized protein LOC120004100: MLGNSLVPGGSPGHDHPGLVAAFYVRPWFLSASSVSGFPLVRCMIGYVLLKLGVLFATFFGPALLLGSVSRRRVYFEAIKNGKKRNAVFYCPTDMQQSLLLQQLIWKCCLNREASSI; the protein is encoded by the exons ATGCTCGGTAATTCTCTGGTTCCAGGAGGATCTCCGGGTCACGATCATCCGGGCCTTGTCGCCGCGTTCTATGTCCGGCCGTGGTTCTTATCTGCTTCTTCGGTGAGCGGATTCCCTCTCGTGC GGTGCATGATAGGTTACGTATTGCTAAAACTTGGAGTTTTGTTTGCTACATTCTTTGGCCCTGCTCTTCTTCTGGGTAGTGTATCTAGAAGGAGAGTGTATTTTGAAGCAATCAAGAATGGGAAAAAGAGAAATGCGGTTTTCTATTGCCCTACCGATATGCAGCAGTCACTGTTACTGCAGCAGTTGATATGGAAATGCTGCTTAAATCGTGAAGCCTCTTCAATATGA